The following are from one region of the Littorina saxatilis isolate snail1 linkage group LG2, US_GU_Lsax_2.0, whole genome shotgun sequence genome:
- the LOC138959735 gene encoding uncharacterized protein — MVQTLKLSSPVVWVLVLVLGLLSKVHGSPVDFQAESGEGFQVPSIHWRSNAEGRQAVWLRNAEVLSINICLLQDDEVTVDSVRFSRDGNEQEAVVSIDGQEVGSFNTTGTTNGGLQWNVFNNTETVFDTLPLTAGQHAIEVTLRNATDSWGIEIDQISVSFASNATLADVSCEELVTGSPEATTGLPTEDTTAEGKEEVEGKEGGEIVEPCSDESC; from the exons ATGGTTCAAACTTTGAAGCTCTCCAGTCCTGTGGTATGGGTGCTGGTCCTGGTGCTGGGACTACTCAGCAAGGTGCATGGATCCCCGGTCGACTTTCAAGCCGAGAGCGGCGAAGGGTTCCAGGTACCCAGCATCCACTGGCGCTCCAACGCTGAGGGTCGGCAAGCCGTGTGGCTGAGGAACGCCGAGGTGCTGTCCATCAACATCTGTCTGCTTCAGGACGACGAGGTCACCGTGGACAGCGTGCGTTTCTCCCGTGACGGCAACGAGCAGGAGGCTGTGGTCTCCATTGATGGACAAGAG GTGGGTTCCTTCAACACAACCGGCACCACGAACGGAGGTCTTCAGTGGAATGTCTTCAATAACACCGAGACCGTCTTCGACACCCTTCCCCTCACTGCCGGCCAGCACGCCATAGAGGTCACTCTCCGCAACGCCACCGATTCCTGGGGCATCGAGATTGACCAGATCTCCGTTTCCTTCGCCAGCAACGCCACTCTGGCTGATGTATCTTGCGAGGAGCTGGTCACCGGGTCACCCGAAGCTACCACCGGCTTGCCCACGGAGGACACCACAGCCGAGGGGAAAGAggaggtcgaggggaaagaggGCGGCGAGATCGTTGAGCCTTGCAGTGATGAAAGCTGTTAG